A stretch of the Lactuca sativa cultivar Salinas chromosome 9, Lsat_Salinas_v11, whole genome shotgun sequence genome encodes the following:
- the LOC111889794 gene encoding ras-related protein RABB1c, giving the protein MSYAYLFKYIIIGDTGVGKSCLLLQFTDKRFQPVHDLTIGVEFGARMITIDNKPIKLQIWDTAGQESFRSITRSYYRGAAGALLVYDITRRETFNHLASWLEDARQHANANMTVMLIGNKCDLAHRRAVSAEEGEQFAKENGLIFMEASAKTAQNVEEAFIKTAGTIYKKIQDGVFDVSNESYGIKVGYGGVPGPSGGREGTPQQSGACCS; this is encoded by the exons ATGTCTTACGCCTACCTTTTCAAGTACATCATCATAGGAGATACAG GGGTTGGAAAATCATGCCTTCTTTTGCAGTTCACAGACAAACGTTTTCAACCAGTTCATGATTTAACAATTGGTGTAGAATTTGGTGCAAGAATGATCACCATTGACAACAAACCAATAAAGCTACAAATCTGGGACACG GCGGGCCAGGAGTCCTTTAGATCTATAACAAGATCTTACTACAGAGGCGCTGCTGGCGCACTTTTGGTTTATGACATCACCAG GAGGGAGACATTCAATCATCTTGCAAGTTGGTTGGAGGATGCAAGGCAACATGCAAATGCAAATATGACGGTTATGCTAATTGGCAACAAATGTGATCTTGCACACAGACGAGCTGTTAGTGCGGAAGAAGGAGAACAGTTTGCAAAAGAAAATGGTCTAATTTTCATGGAAGCCTCAGCAAAAACAGCACAGAATGTTGAGGAG GCATTTATAAAAACAGCTGGAACAATTTATAAAAAGATTCAAGATGGAGTTTTTGACGTATCAAATGAG TCTTATGGGATTAAAGTCGGATATGGTGGGGTTCCGGGGCCATCAGGAGGAAGAGAGGGCACCCCTCAGCAATCAGGAGCCTGTTGCAGTTAA
- the LOC111889777 gene encoding uncharacterized protein At4g26485, whose amino-acid sequence MYQIDVHKMHTHPILKGMKFDIIIFNFAHAGHICYLREHDTELIQKHKELVGAYFRNARKMLSEGGEVHIRHRDDSPYDRWDIVSLAAEAGLKLKEKVWFSESEYP is encoded by the exons ATGTATCAAATCGATGTCCACAAGATGCACACTCACCCCATTCTCAAGGGAATGAAGTTCGACATAATCATCTTCAACTTCGCTCATGCTGGTCATATTTGTTATCTACGTGAACATGACACAGAATTAATCCA AAAGCATAAGGAGTTGGTTGGAGCTTACTTCAGAAATGCACGCAAGATGTTGAGTGAAGGGGGTGAGGTGCATATAAGGCATAGAGATGACTCTCCATATGACAGATGGGATATCGTTTCTCTAGCTGCTGAAGCTGGTTTGAAGTTGAAGGAGAAAGTGTGGTTTAGTGAGAGTGAGTATCCATAG